The proteins below are encoded in one region of Arenibacter algicola:
- the yidD gene encoding membrane protein insertion efficiency factor YidD: protein MAFIKKILIAPFVLLVKFYQNFISPLTPASCRYSPTCSQYTLEALQKHGLFKGGWLALKRIFSCHPWGGSGYDPVP, encoded by the coding sequence ATGGCATTTATAAAAAAAATATTAATTGCCCCATTTGTACTATTGGTGAAATTTTATCAGAATTTTATCTCACCCCTTACCCCGGCCTCCTGTCGCTATTCCCCCACCTGTTCACAATACACTTTGGAGGCCCTGCAAAAACACGGACTGTTCAAAGGAGGATGGCTAGCCTTAAAGAGAATCTTTAGTTGCCACCCTTGGGGAGGAAGTGGATATGACCCCGTTCCATAG
- a CDS encoding DUF192 domain-containing protein: MGNNKIYLLFVVCFIIQLSCKEESKKAIKTAPVTFKKEGDLRILKKGSDSLLTTLDIEIADTDYERETGLMYRSSMEPGQGMLFVFDDVAMHYFYMKNTEFPLDLIFVDDQLKIASFQKNAQPYKENSLPSKVPVKYVLEVNAGMSDKWTLAVGDSIAYRKTP; this comes from the coding sequence ATGGGAAATAATAAAATCTATCTACTCTTTGTTGTTTGTTTTATCATTCAGCTTTCCTGTAAGGAAGAATCGAAAAAAGCTATAAAAACAGCTCCGGTCACCTTCAAAAAGGAAGGGGATCTTCGCATACTGAAGAAAGGGTCGGATTCTCTTTTAACCACTCTGGATATAGAAATAGCGGATACCGATTATGAAAGGGAAACTGGCCTCATGTACCGCAGTTCCATGGAGCCTGGCCAGGGAATGCTTTTTGTTTTTGATGATGTTGCCATGCATTACTTCTATATGAAAAACACCGAATTTCCCTTAGACCTCATCTTTGTGGACGACCAATTGAAAATCGCCAGTTTTCAAAAAAATGCACAACCCTATAAGGAAAATAGCTTGCCCTCTAAAGTTCCCGTAAAATATGTTCTGGAAGTAAATGCCGGCATGTCGGACAAATGGACTTTAGCCGTGGGGGATTCCATTGCATATAGAAAAACACCATAA
- the cysS gene encoding cysteine--tRNA ligase gives MSLYQTQKLKVYNSLTGEKEVFEPLSEGHVGMYVCGPTVYSNVHLGNCRTFMSFDMIFRYLKHLGYKVRYVRNITDAGHLENDAEDGEDKIAKKARLEQLEPMEVVQQYTLDFHSILQKFNLLPPSIEPTATGHIIEQIEIIKNILEKGYAYEINGSVYFDVEKFNKTNEYGKLSGRKLEDMIANTRELAAQDEKKSPQDFALWKKAEAQHIMRWPSPWGDGFPGWHLECTAMSTKYLGETFDIHGGGMDLKFPHHECEIAQAEACNGHAPVKYWLHANMLTLNGKKMAKSTGNNILPNEMFSGENNILSKPYTPSVVRFFMMQAHYTSILDLSDEALSASEKGFQKLMDAIGSMDNLPTSKSSSFNVEEWKQKGYDAMNDDFNTPMLTANLFEAVKRINLIKEGKETITQKDKELFIETMHSFVFDILGLENQNSAMLNSDKLSSVVGLLIQLRNEARANKDFSTSDKIRDQLAEMGIQLNDGKDGTTFSLS, from the coding sequence ATGTCTTTGTACCAAACTCAAAAATTAAAAGTTTACAATTCCCTTACGGGAGAAAAAGAAGTTTTTGAACCTTTAAGCGAGGGCCACGTGGGCATGTACGTCTGTGGACCTACCGTTTACAGCAATGTACACTTGGGCAATTGCAGAACCTTTATGTCTTTCGACATGATTTTCAGGTATTTAAAGCATTTGGGTTACAAGGTGAGATATGTCCGGAATATTACAGATGCCGGGCATTTGGAAAATGATGCGGAAGACGGAGAGGATAAGATTGCCAAGAAAGCAAGATTGGAGCAATTGGAGCCCATGGAGGTGGTACAACAATATACCCTGGATTTCCACAGCATACTGCAAAAATTCAATTTATTGCCTCCAAGTATTGAACCTACCGCTACTGGACACATTATTGAGCAAATTGAAATCATAAAGAATATTCTTGAAAAAGGATATGCTTACGAAATTAACGGGTCTGTTTATTTTGATGTTGAAAAATTCAATAAGACCAATGAGTACGGTAAATTAAGCGGGCGAAAATTGGAGGATATGATTGCCAATACCCGTGAATTGGCAGCTCAGGACGAAAAAAAGAGTCCGCAGGACTTTGCATTGTGGAAAAAAGCGGAAGCCCAGCATATAATGCGTTGGCCTTCGCCATGGGGCGATGGTTTTCCTGGTTGGCACTTGGAATGTACAGCTATGAGCACCAAATATCTAGGCGAAACTTTTGACATACATGGTGGCGGTATGGACCTAAAATTCCCTCATCATGAATGTGAAATTGCCCAGGCCGAAGCCTGCAACGGCCATGCCCCGGTAAAATATTGGTTGCATGCCAATATGTTGACCTTGAACGGTAAAAAAATGGCCAAATCCACAGGAAACAACATCTTGCCCAATGAGATGTTTTCTGGAGAAAATAACATCTTAAGCAAACCGTATACACCATCTGTGGTGCGCTTCTTTATGATGCAGGCACACTATACCAGTATATTGGACCTTAGCGACGAAGCGCTATCCGCATCCGAAAAAGGGTTTCAAAAATTGATGGATGCCATTGGCAGCATGGATAATCTACCTACTAGTAAATCATCGAGCTTTAATGTTGAGGAATGGAAGCAAAAAGGTTACGATGCCATGAACGATGATTTCAACACCCCCATGTTAACGGCCAATTTATTTGAAGCCGTAAAGCGTATCAATTTAATCAAGGAGGGCAAGGAAACCATAACCCAAAAGGACAAGGAACTGTTTATAGAGACCATGCATAGTTTTGTTTTTGATATATTAGGCCTGGAAAATCAAAATAGTGCTATGCTTAATTCTGATAAATTAAGCAGTGTAGTTGGTCTTCTTATACAGTTGCGAAATGAAGCACGGGCCAATAAGGATTTCTCCACATCGGACAAAATAAGGGACCAACTGGCAGAGATGGGCATTCAATTGAATGATGGAAAAGACGGCACCACCTTTAGTCTTTCTTAA
- a CDS encoding T9SS type B sorting domain-containing protein translates to MNRLVVVFGVIWCLSNTLAVAQVAPDCSNAVPICNNTPVNGGTNGFGADDFKGAGKSGCLEKTPSGAIESNAAWYRFRTGASGQLGFNIGFDSNEDWDFALYKASDCNSLGEPIRCNFFDNRDANSFIGVGEDPQGASDNVQYEDWLEVSPGEDYYLLVNNFSNINSGFSIQFTGQIFVTNPYDALDCAIINNLLGPPIAACNNENIVLDATTADVVSYTWYKDVGNGYAVIPGEVSATLNVLEAAFFRVEVITQSQNNIISDVQVGFSQAPTTSPVGEEHLCLDSEYFYLSDKDQMALGGQSANEVIISYHKSSADADAGVNALPLEYGLQAGEQQIYIRATSVQNPRCYDASEDFKLTVHEPLTPNFPLEVFLCEGELSAVIGETVPDPEYNYLWSTGQSTSSITVTQGGEYSLTITDKLGVSACDNTFMINVYASKTPHIEEVIIEDLQDSNTVTIIPDREGDFEYRLDEGTYQSDNKFYNVLPGRHSVTLSDLNGCGTATETIVVVGFPKFFTPNGDGANDVWNIVGISSLEEPILTVYDRYGKLLKQLSQNSMGWDGTYNGVALPSDDYWFKLSFKDLDGQRIVAKYINNHFSLKR, encoded by the coding sequence ATGAACAGGTTGGTCGTCGTTTTTGGTGTTATTTGGTGTCTCAGCAATACTTTGGCCGTGGCCCAAGTGGCTCCGGATTGTTCCAATGCAGTGCCTATTTGTAACAATACACCGGTTAACGGGGGTACCAATGGCTTTGGTGCGGATGACTTTAAAGGTGCAGGTAAATCCGGTTGTTTGGAAAAAACACCCTCCGGCGCAATTGAATCCAATGCTGCTTGGTATAGATTTAGGACTGGGGCTTCAGGGCAATTGGGATTTAATATTGGTTTTGATTCTAACGAAGATTGGGACTTTGCCCTATATAAGGCCAGTGATTGCAATTCCTTGGGAGAACCGATACGATGTAATTTTTTTGACAATAGGGATGCCAATAGTTTTATTGGTGTAGGGGAGGACCCTCAAGGGGCATCGGATAATGTTCAATATGAAGATTGGTTGGAGGTTTCGCCCGGTGAGGACTATTACTTGTTGGTGAATAACTTTAGTAATATAAATTCTGGATTTTCCATTCAGTTCACAGGTCAAATCTTTGTTACCAACCCCTATGATGCGCTGGATTGCGCAATAATCAACAATCTTTTGGGACCTCCAATTGCGGCATGTAACAATGAGAATATTGTTTTGGACGCTACTACTGCGGATGTGGTAAGTTACACCTGGTATAAGGATGTAGGTAATGGTTATGCTGTAATTCCTGGGGAAGTTTCTGCTACCTTAAATGTGCTGGAAGCTGCTTTTTTCCGAGTGGAGGTAATAACCCAATCCCAGAATAATATTATTAGTGATGTGCAAGTAGGATTTTCCCAGGCGCCTACAACTTCTCCTGTAGGTGAAGAACACCTTTGTTTGGATTCCGAATATTTTTATTTAAGTGATAAAGATCAAATGGCTTTGGGCGGGCAATCTGCGAACGAGGTAATTATATCCTATCATAAGAGTTCGGCCGATGCGGATGCAGGGGTAAATGCCCTGCCCTTGGAATATGGGTTACAGGCAGGGGAACAGCAGATATACATTAGGGCCACCTCCGTACAGAACCCAAGATGTTATGATGCTTCGGAGGATTTTAAATTAACGGTCCATGAACCTTTGACTCCTAATTTTCCCTTGGAGGTTTTTCTTTGCGAAGGGGAACTCAGTGCTGTGATAGGGGAGACGGTCCCAGATCCGGAATATAATTATCTCTGGAGCACTGGCCAGTCAACTTCCAGTATAACCGTTACCCAAGGCGGGGAATATTCCCTAACGATTACAGATAAGCTTGGTGTTTCAGCTTGTGACAATACCTTTATGATTAATGTTTATGCTTCAAAAACACCTCATATTGAGGAGGTGATAATAGAGGATCTGCAGGATAGCAATACGGTAACGATAATCCCAGATAGGGAGGGCGATTTTGAATATCGTTTGGATGAAGGTACATATCAGTCAGATAATAAATTTTATAATGTACTTCCTGGTAGGCATAGTGTTACATTGAGCGATTTGAATGGTTGTGGAACTGCTACTGAAACTATAGTCGTGGTAGGGTTTCCCAAGTTTTTCACTCCCAATGGGGACGGGGCGAACGATGTTTGGAATATTGTTGGTATTTCCAGTTTGGAAGAGCCTATATTAACGGTATATGACCGGTATGGAAAGTTGCTTAAACAATTGTCCCAAAATAGCATGGGTTGGGACGGTACCTATAATGGTGTAGCATTGCCATCGGATGACTATTGGTTCAAACTTAGTTTTAAAGATCTGGACGGTCAGCGAATAGTGGCCAAGTATATCAATAATCATTTCTCCCTTAAGCGTTAA
- the folE gene encoding GTP cyclohydrolase I FolE: protein MKIDNALEKHFEELGDDHVSAAEDTPLRKDAFVLSDEEKIERIRGSVNEIMLTLGLDLDDDSLKGTPNRVAKMFVQEIFGGLNPKKRPKSSTFDNKYKYGEMLVEKNITLYSTCEHHLLPIVGKAHVAYISKGTVVGLSKMNRIVDYYAKRPQVQERLNIQIVRELQQVLGTEDVACVIDAKHLCVNSRGIRDIESSTVTAEYGGKFKEEAVRREFLDYINIDTKF from the coding sequence ATGAAAATCGACAACGCATTGGAAAAGCATTTTGAAGAGTTAGGGGACGATCACGTTTCCGCTGCTGAAGACACACCTTTACGTAAGGATGCATTTGTGCTAAGTGATGAAGAAAAAATAGAACGTATAAGGGGCAGTGTAAATGAAATAATGCTGACCTTAGGCCTTGACCTTGATGATGATAGCTTAAAGGGAACACCAAACAGAGTGGCCAAAATGTTTGTACAAGAAATTTTTGGAGGCCTAAATCCCAAAAAAAGACCAAAATCATCCACCTTCGACAATAAATACAAGTACGGAGAAATGTTGGTAGAAAAAAACATCACCTTATATTCTACCTGTGAGCATCATTTATTGCCTATTGTGGGAAAAGCCCATGTGGCCTATATTTCCAAAGGCACCGTTGTTGGCTTGTCCAAAATGAATAGGATTGTAGATTATTACGCCAAAAGACCTCAGGTCCAGGAACGATTAAACATTCAGATCGTAAGGGAACTTCAACAGGTTTTAGGCACGGAAGATGTTGCCTGTGTTATAGACGCCAAACATTTATGTGTAAATTCCCGAGGCATACGCGATATTGAAAGCAGTACAGTAACGGCCGAATACGGCGGAAAATTTAAGGAAGAGGCCGTTAGAAGAGAATTTTTGGACTATATAAACATCGATACTAAATTTTAA
- the lgt gene encoding prolipoprotein diacylglyceryl transferase: MYFLGFTWNPADTLFKIGVIQIKYYNLLWIIAFALGWYLMKKIFLKEKKSLEQLDSLFIYTVLATMLGARLGHVFFYDWPYYQNHLLEILLPIRESADSQLFGFINGYEFTGFTGLASHGAAIGIIIGMYLYTRKYPEFKILWILDRIVIPVSIGAFCVRLGNFFNSEINGKPVEKSFALATRFIRDSDDMPAYKVLSITQEKTVNAAYNLIEKDPRFAEYLEAIPYRHPAQLYEGFCYIFVFAILYYLYWKTDKKDKLGYLFGVFLVLLWTVRFFVEYVKKSQGGFEESLGLLSTGQWLSIPFILVGFYYILRPKSGTSKK; encoded by the coding sequence ATGTACTTTTTAGGCTTTACTTGGAATCCCGCCGATACCCTTTTTAAAATTGGGGTAATTCAAATAAAATATTACAATCTTCTTTGGATAATTGCTTTCGCATTGGGCTGGTATCTCATGAAAAAGATTTTTTTAAAAGAAAAAAAGTCCCTGGAGCAGCTGGACTCCCTTTTTATCTATACCGTTCTGGCTACCATGTTAGGGGCAAGATTGGGACATGTGTTCTTTTATGATTGGCCCTATTATCAAAACCATTTATTGGAAATACTATTACCAATAAGGGAAAGTGCGGATAGTCAACTCTTTGGATTTATTAATGGTTACGAATTTACAGGATTTACTGGCTTGGCCAGCCACGGGGCTGCTATAGGAATAATTATAGGCATGTACCTCTACACCAGAAAATATCCTGAATTCAAAATTCTATGGATTCTGGATCGCATTGTTATTCCAGTCTCTATTGGCGCTTTTTGTGTCCGTTTAGGGAATTTCTTCAATTCGGAAATCAACGGCAAACCTGTGGAAAAATCCTTTGCCCTTGCCACTAGGTTCATCCGGGATTCCGACGACATGCCTGCGTACAAAGTATTATCCATTACCCAAGAAAAAACGGTAAATGCCGCGTATAACCTTATTGAAAAAGACCCTCGGTTTGCCGAGTACCTTGAGGCTATTCCCTACAGGCATCCCGCACAACTGTACGAAGGGTTTTGTTATATTTTTGTCTTTGCCATTTTGTATTACCTATATTGGAAAACAGACAAAAAAGATAAACTTGGGTACCTTTTTGGAGTATTCCTAGTGCTTTTATGGACGGTTCGGTTCTTTGTGGAATACGTAAAGAAAAGTCAGGGCGGATTTGAGGAATCTCTTGGTTTATTATCCACCGGCCAATGGTTGAGCATACCATTTATTTTAGTTGGATTCTATTATATCCTCAGACCAAAATCGGGCACCTCTAAAAAGTAA
- a CDS encoding ATP-binding cassette domain-containing protein, with translation MHKRMHWAVFISNNSHKDQFIKNVLEGPLPEGFDALEKLNGALFSKITLNEFIDEEERHGIQIINKNSQQLLKTMSSGEQKKALLKYIFHLKPDYIVLDNPFDNLDKDAQKDLKASLDHISKNTFIIQLISRKADILPFITQEMILEGSNIRPLESGSKIIKKHNPSVVTSFTGRIPKPITPTDYGESVLIDCKDISVIYGDKKVLDKINWTIKKGEFWQLIGLNGSGKSTLLSMITGDNHKGYGQQLYLFGQRKGSGESVWDIKKRIGYYTPAMTDKFSGLHSCINMVISGMNDSVGLYLRATENQKALAKEWLIILDMWHLRDVLFADLSAGQQRMVMTARAMIKHPPLLILDEPTAGLDDESAALFISLVNKIAKESKSAIVFVSHRKEPGLEPQFIYELQASPEGSHGKII, from the coding sequence ATGCACAAAAGAATGCACTGGGCCGTATTTATAAGCAACAACTCACATAAGGACCAGTTCATAAAAAATGTATTGGAAGGACCCCTTCCGGAGGGATTTGACGCCTTGGAGAAATTGAACGGGGCCTTATTTTCCAAAATAACCTTAAACGAGTTTATTGACGAGGAGGAAAGGCATGGAATCCAGATAATTAATAAAAATTCACAACAACTGCTTAAGACGATGTCTAGCGGGGAACAAAAAAAGGCGTTATTGAAATATATCTTTCATTTAAAGCCGGATTATATTGTTTTGGACAATCCCTTCGACAATTTGGATAAGGACGCCCAAAAGGACTTAAAAGCCTCCCTTGACCACATTTCCAAAAATACATTTATTATTCAGCTCATAAGCAGAAAAGCTGATATTCTACCGTTTATTACCCAAGAGATGATTTTGGAAGGATCCAATATAAGACCGTTGGAAAGTGGATCCAAAATAATTAAGAAACATAACCCATCCGTAGTTACTTCCTTTACCGGCAGAATCCCTAAGCCCATAACTCCCACCGACTATGGAGAATCCGTTTTAATAGATTGCAAGGACATAAGTGTAATTTATGGGGACAAAAAAGTACTGGACAAAATTAACTGGACTATTAAAAAAGGGGAGTTCTGGCAACTTATAGGTCTTAACGGAAGTGGGAAATCAACACTACTGTCCATGATTACGGGCGACAATCATAAAGGCTACGGACAGCAACTTTACCTTTTTGGCCAACGCAAGGGCAGCGGTGAAAGCGTATGGGACATCAAGAAAAGGATTGGATACTACACCCCCGCTATGACCGATAAATTTTCGGGCCTGCACTCTTGTATTAACATGGTTATCTCGGGGATGAACGATTCTGTTGGCCTCTATCTAAGGGCTACGGAAAACCAAAAGGCCCTAGCCAAAGAATGGCTGATAATTCTGGATATGTGGCACCTTAGGGACGTTCTTTTTGCCGACCTGTCTGCAGGGCAACAGCGCATGGTCATGACCGCTAGAGCCATGATAAAGCATCCTCCCCTACTGATTTTGGATGAACCTACGGCCGGGTTGGATGATGAAAGTGCAGCGCTTTTTATATCCCTTGTCAATAAAATTGCCAAGGAAAGCAAGTCGGCCATTGTCTTTGTATCCCATAGGAAAGAACCGGGATTGGAACCCCAATTTATCTACGAGCTACAAGCATCGCCCGAAGGATCCCATGGAAAAATAATATAA
- a CDS encoding DUF5916 domain-containing protein, with amino-acid sequence MSVYKKVPLTLLALALALPLAAQKKNQSFQLHIHKTTAAIEVDGIGNDLAWQDTDVATNFYMVLPMDTGMANEPSEIRMTYDENNLYLLATFYNATKGPYYVESLRRDFSFGKNDNFLLFMDPFNNQTTGYSFGSNAAGAQWDGTMHSGGSVDLNWDSKWVSAVTSDDEKWVFEMAIPFKSIRYEDGVMEWGINFSRLDLKSGEKSSWTPIPRQFPTASLAYTGTLVWDSPPPSPKTNFSIIPYVLGGIGEDMENNTDTQYDKKIGGDVKFSLSTSLNLDLTVNPDFSQVEVDRQVTNLDRFELFFPEKRQFFLENGDLFANFGYATIRPFFSRRIGLGVPIRAGARVSGNLNKKWRLGLMDMQTASIDETGLPSQNFGVLSLQRKVFARSSIGLMLVNKESFNYPQDTDSLRTVFPKFNRNVGLEYNLASANNQWTGKAFFLKSFAPNKNGNGISQAAHLEYKSRKWNWKIQEESVEDDYTAEVGFVPRNGYVNVTSYIGHLFFPKKSTILSHGPKLSASYFFNEKLERTDNINLLEYLLDFRDRSKLNFGVSDEYVELLSPFDPTRSGKESLDVGTQHHWNAYTFDFISKPQSMFTYSFGGRFGGYYSEGNRTSLISELGYRFQPFVSLSSNLSYNHINLPAPWNNTEFWLIGSEVDITFTNKLFFATLFQYNEQSKNFNLNSRFQWRYKPASDLFLVYSNNYLIEPFEGRNWALTLKFTYWFNK; translated from the coding sequence TTGTCAGTCTATAAAAAAGTTCCCCTAACTCTTTTAGCCCTTGCTTTGGCCTTACCGCTTGCGGCTCAGAAAAAAAACCAGTCCTTTCAACTACATATTCACAAGACAACAGCAGCTATAGAAGTAGATGGGATCGGGAACGATTTGGCCTGGCAGGATACCGATGTGGCAACCAACTTTTATATGGTATTGCCAATGGATACCGGAATGGCCAATGAACCCTCTGAGATCCGGATGACCTACGACGAAAACAATCTTTACCTTTTGGCCACTTTTTACAACGCCACCAAAGGCCCTTACTACGTAGAATCATTACGCCGGGATTTTAGTTTTGGAAAAAATGACAACTTTTTGTTGTTTATGGATCCCTTTAACAACCAAACCACCGGTTATTCTTTTGGCTCCAACGCTGCAGGCGCCCAATGGGACGGTACCATGCACAGTGGTGGAAGCGTAGATCTCAACTGGGACAGCAAATGGGTATCTGCAGTAACAAGCGATGATGAAAAATGGGTCTTTGAAATGGCTATCCCCTTCAAATCCATACGTTATGAGGATGGTGTTATGGAATGGGGCATTAACTTTAGTCGACTGGATTTAAAGTCGGGCGAAAAATCGAGTTGGACTCCCATTCCCCGACAATTTCCCACGGCTTCACTGGCCTATACCGGAACTTTGGTCTGGGATTCCCCTCCTCCTTCCCCAAAAACAAATTTTTCCATTATTCCTTATGTATTGGGAGGTATTGGTGAAGATATGGAAAATAACACGGATACCCAGTATGATAAAAAAATTGGAGGCGATGTCAAGTTCAGTCTTAGCACTTCTTTAAATCTGGACTTGACGGTAAATCCGGATTTCTCACAGGTAGAGGTAGATCGACAGGTAACCAATCTAGACCGATTTGAACTTTTTTTTCCAGAAAAAAGACAGTTCTTTTTGGAGAACGGAGATCTCTTTGCCAACTTTGGTTATGCCACCATACGTCCGTTTTTCTCCAGGAGAATTGGATTGGGCGTCCCCATAAGAGCTGGCGCAAGGGTTAGTGGTAACCTCAATAAAAAATGGCGCTTGGGTCTTATGGATATGCAAACGGCAAGCATAGATGAAACTGGGCTGCCTAGTCAAAATTTTGGTGTACTCTCATTACAAAGAAAAGTCTTTGCAAGGTCTAGCATAGGCCTTATGTTGGTAAACAAGGAATCTTTTAATTACCCACAGGATACGGATTCCCTAAGAACAGTTTTTCCAAAATTCAATAGAAATGTGGGTTTGGAATATAATTTAGCTTCCGCCAATAACCAATGGACAGGGAAAGCCTTTTTCCTGAAGTCATTCGCCCCCAACAAGAATGGCAACGGAATTTCCCAAGCGGCCCATTTGGAATATAAAAGCCGTAAATGGAATTGGAAAATACAGGAAGAATCGGTTGAGGACGATTATACTGCCGAAGTTGGTTTTGTGCCAAGAAATGGCTACGTAAACGTTACTTCCTATATAGGGCATCTATTCTTTCCCAAAAAGAGTACCATTTTGAGTCATGGCCCAAAACTAAGCGCAAGCTATTTTTTTAATGAAAAATTGGAGCGTACAGACAATATTAACCTTTTGGAGTACCTGTTGGACTTTCGGGACCGTTCCAAATTGAACTTTGGCGTATCCGACGAATACGTGGAACTACTGTCCCCTTTTGACCCTACAAGATCGGGCAAGGAATCCTTGGACGTTGGAACCCAGCACCATTGGAATGCCTATACCTTCGATTTCATTTCCAAGCCCCAAAGTATGTTTACGTATTCCTTTGGTGGGCGTTTTGGAGGATATTATTCTGAAGGCAACAGAACAAGCCTTATTAGCGAATTGGGTTACCGTTTTCAACCCTTCGTAAGTCTAAGCAGTAATTTAAGCTATAACCACATCAATCTACCAGCGCCATGGAACAACACAGAATTTTGGCTTATTGGCTCGGAAGTAGATATAACCTTTACCAATAAATTATTCTTTGCCACCTTGTTCCAATACAATGAGCAATCCAAAAACTTTAATCTAAATTCGCGGTTTCAATGGCGATACAAGCCAGCGTCCGACTTATTTTTAGTGTACAGCAACAACTACCTTATTGAACCCTTTGAAGGAAGAAATTGGGCTCTCACATTAAAATTCACTTATTGGTTCAATAAATAA
- a CDS encoding T9SS type B sorting domain-containing protein, whose translation MRVIIHDLSMYLAPIFMRTFTCSICIMLLFVSNIVAQNSPDCRSAIPVCADGQPIMPFVDGSGDIDDFDPDEIRQTGCLEKGSVSSANIENNTSWFVFRAGTGGQVGFDIEALPVSGTTITAEWDFAVYGPYDQTSGQNFCSIIGSGNSEPIRCNYEANNTRFTGIGINPENGDVGAPFLKQSQNTYDEWLDVLPGEIYYIYINNFNTNFNDDAEQFSLTFTGSSVDADQDNALDCTLRDEFLGLDIIACEGDPDITLSAQNSPFGPDIATVVWTVDYEDDGVIDATLPGSGPSNAELVVSSPNSGRYFVELTNSFGNNVGDDILITFFGTPVLQEVIVRDDLSDNNIVEIVVANPDGNYEYAINGGEFQDDPVFNNVPPGVNTVIINDKNGCGTTEPIEFLVVGYPKFFTPNADGIHDRWNVYGISTLIDPVVFIFDRYGKLLKQIDETTIGWDGTFNGRPMPSSDYWFRMDYSRDEDGIIVARSVRTHFTLKR comes from the coding sequence ATGCGAGTTATTATACATGATTTAAGTATGTATTTAGCCCCAATTTTTATGCGGACATTTACCTGTTCTATTTGCATTATGTTGTTGTTTGTCAGCAATATAGTTGCGCAAAATTCACCTGATTGTAGGAGTGCCATTCCTGTTTGTGCAGATGGCCAGCCAATTATGCCATTTGTTGATGGTAGTGGTGATATAGACGATTTTGACCCTGATGAAATTCGGCAGACCGGTTGTTTGGAGAAAGGTAGTGTAAGTTCTGCGAATATCGAAAACAATACCTCTTGGTTCGTTTTTAGGGCAGGTACCGGAGGTCAGGTAGGTTTTGATATTGAGGCTTTGCCGGTATCGGGTACTACAATAACAGCGGAATGGGATTTTGCGGTTTATGGTCCTTATGACCAGACCAGTGGTCAAAATTTCTGTTCGATTATAGGAAGTGGTAACTCAGAACCTATCCGTTGTAATTATGAAGCCAATAATACGCGATTTACTGGAATAGGTATTAATCCGGAGAATGGGGATGTGGGAGCTCCTTTTCTTAAACAGAGTCAAAACACCTATGATGAATGGTTAGATGTGCTCCCAGGAGAAATCTACTATATTTACATTAATAATTTCAACACCAATTTCAATGATGATGCCGAGCAATTTTCATTGACTTTTACGGGTAGTTCGGTTGATGCCGATCAAGATAATGCGTTGGATTGTACTTTAAGGGACGAATTTTTGGGATTGGATATTATTGCCTGTGAGGGTGATCCGGACATCACCCTATCTGCACAAAATTCTCCTTTTGGACCTGATATTGCAACTGTTGTTTGGACTGTAGATTATGAGGACGATGGCGTTATTGATGCCACTCTGCCGGGATCCGGACCTTCCAATGCCGAATTGGTGGTTAGCAGCCCTAATTCTGGGCGCTATTTTGTTGAACTAACCAATAGTTTTGGAAATAACGTAGGTGATGATATATTGATTACCTTTTTTGGAACCCCGGTTTTACAGGAAGTTATCGTTAGGGATGACCTTTCGGATAACAATATTGTGGAAATAGTAGTGGCCAACCCGGACGGTAATTATGAATATGCTATAAACGGAGGGGAATTTCAAGATGACCCTGTGTTTAATAATGTTCCACCAGGGGTAAATACGGTGATTATAAATGACAAAAATGGATGTGGAACTACAGAGCCCATCGAGTTTTTGGTGGTAGGTTATCCAAAGTTCTTTACCCCCAATGCCGACGGTATCCATGACCGCTGGAATGTGTATGGAATCTCCACCTTGATAGATCCGGTGGTTTTTATATTTGATCGTTACGGCAAACTCCTTAAGCAGATTGATGAGACTACAATAGGGTGGGATGGTACCTTTAACGGAAGGCCAATGCCTTCTTCGGACTACTGGTTTAGAATGGACTATTCACGGGACGAAGACGGAATTATAGTGGCGCGCTCCGTTAGGACCCACTTTACCTTAAAGCGATAA